GCGATGTCGTCGCGGTCCAGGGCGAGGGAGATGCCCTTCCGGACGTTGACGTCGTTGTACGGCGCCTTCGTCAGGTTCGGGATGAGGCCGATGACGCCGCCGGCCGGGAACCACCACGTGTTCGTCTTCGACGCCGCTCCCCAGGTGCCCTTCACGTCGGAGATGAAGGAGTACGCCCAGTCGTAGCCGCGCGTGACGGTGTCGAGCTGCGTGTTCGTCGCCGGGAGGATCAGGTGCTTGATGGCGATCTTGTCGGCCTGCCAGTACTTCGGGTTCTTGTCCATCGAGTACTGCTGGTCGGTGTAGTTGCCGAGCACGAACGGACCGGTCCCCACGGGGTTCGGGTCACGCCACGTCGTCGGGTCCTTCACGCCGCCGTAGTGCTTCTCACCGAGGATGTACGTCGCGCCGATGATGTTGAGGCTCGGCACGTCGTCGCCCTTGAGGTGGAAGACGACGTGGCCGTCCGTGCTCTCGATGCTGTCGATGTGCTGCCAGGCGCCCTTGACGTCCATCGCCGGGAACTTCTTGAGCAGGTCGAACGTGAAGACGACGTCCTTCGCGCTGAACGGCGAGCCGTCCGACCACTCGACGCCCTTGCGGATCGTCATGTCGATCGTGCGCGCGTCCGGCTGGTCCCAGCTGCTCGCGAGCCACGGGGTGCCCTTGCCGTCGAGGGGGTTGATCTCGATGAGCGGCTCGTACATCCACTTGCTCGCCGTGCGGGCGTTCGCGATGTACGGGTTGAAGTTGCGGTCGAACAGCGGGTTGCCGTGGTCCGCGTTGATGAGCATCGTGTCCTTGCCGATGCTCGGGTCCGGCTGGGACCGGACCTGGATGCTGCAGCCGGTGGCCGCGAGGGCCACGACCGCGATGCCGGCGATGGCCGCGATGAGGCGGCCTCTCCGTCCCCGGCGGGTGCCCGGGGTGCGCGCTGGGACGCGCTGTGGGGGAAGCGTCATTGCTCGGTCGACCTCCGTGTCGAGTCGGTACGGAGACAATGTATGCGCTTACATCGCGTCGCGCAACCGGGCGGGTTGTTTCGCGGGGCGGCACGTGTGGGCGCGCGGTCCGGACCGCAGTGTGCGAGGTTCCGACCAGCGTGCGGGGGCGCGAGCGTCCCACGGTGCGCGGAACCTCGCACACTGCAGCGACGCGGCACCGCGGGTCCTCGCGCACCGGCGCCGCAGCCGCCGCCTACAGCGCCGGCGGGCAGCTCTCGCGCAGGAGCACCTCGACCGGCAGGCGCATCGCCCGCGGCGGCCCCTCGCGGCGCTCCAGCCGGTCCACGATCGCCCGCACCGCCGCGCGCCCGAGCTCCCCCATCGGCTGGTGCACGGTGGTCAGCCGCGGCGACGAGAACCGACCCGCGTCGATGCCGTCGAAGCCCGTCACGACGAGGTCCTCCGGCACCCGCACACCACGCGCCCCCGCGGCGTCGAGCACCCCGAGCGCCGACTGGTCGTTCGAGCAGACGATCGCCCGCGGGACGGCGTCGCCGTCGAGCAGCTGTGCCGCGAGCTCCCGGGCCCGCGCACGCCCGAAGTCGCCGTGCACGACACGCACCGACGACGCCGGCACCCCGTGGTCCTCGAGCGCCTGACGGAACCCCGCGGAGCGTTCGATGTCGTCCGGCGAGTCGATCGGCCCCGCCAGGTACACGAGCGACGACCGGATGCCGAGCCGCCCGATGACGTGCGCGCCGAGCGTCCGCATGCCCGCGGCGTTGTCCACGCTCACCGAGTCGAACCCGTGCGAGCGCCGGTCGTCGGCGAGCACCACGACCGGGATCCGTCGGGCGACGTGTTCGAGCAGGTCGTCGGGCACCGTCTGCGCGAGCACCGCGAGACCGTCGACCCGGCCGGCGACGTCGTTCACGATGACGTCCCGCGAGGACCCCCGCCCCGCGGCCACCATCAGCGCCAGACCCCGCTGCCAGGCCTCGGTCTCGGCGCCGCGCAGGACCTCGTCGAAGTACAGGTTGGACGAGAACGGCTGCGTCACGTGCCGCCGGTCGTCGACGACCCGCACGCCGCCGTCCGTGACGAGGTCGGGGCGTTCGTCCGGCACGACGTCGAACCCGGGCAGCAGCAGTCCGACCACGCCGGTGCGCTTGCCCGCGAGGGCCCGTGCGTTCCCGGAGGGCACGTACCCGAGCGTCCGGATCGCCGCCTGGACCCGGTCGCGCGTGCCCTCGCGGACGGCATCCGGCGTGCGGAGCACGCGGGAGACGGTGGCGATGGAGACGCCCGCCGCGGAGGCCACGTCGTAGACCGTGGGAGGTGCGGTGCGCTGCTCGGCCAAGCCCGTCCCTCCTGTCCGACGTCCGCTGGTGTCGCGCCGCGAGCCGCGCGGCCGGACCATCCTAGGCATGGTGCCGGCCGGGACTTTCCCACATGTGACGGAAACCCCTTGCGCGATCCGGACAGCGCGCGCGACACTGTCACGACCTCAGCACGTCCCGTGAGGAAGCGCACCAACGACGGTGCCCACACACACAGGAGAAGACGCGATGTCCCAATCGACACGGTCCGGCAGCAAGAGCGCGATCCGGCTCACCACCGACGAGGCCGAGGTGCGCGACGCACTGCTCGACCACTCCGACGGCGGCAACGCCTGGATCTTCGACCAGATCGACGCGGCCGAGGACGCGGCGACGAAACCGTAGCGGCCTTCCCGGAGGCGCGGTGCGGGTCCGCCCCGCACCGCGCCCTCCGCAGGTGGGCGCGTCCACAGCACGGCCGTCGCGTCAGCGCTCGGTGCTGCCCACGATCGCCATGCCAGCGCCCCGCAGACGCCGGCGCTCCTGCGCGATCCACGCCAGTAGCCGGTCGTTCGTGCCGGCGACGTGCGCCGCGAGCAGCTCGGCTGCGCGGTCCGCGTCCCCGGAGCGCACGGCGTCGATGATGGCGCTGTGCTCCTCCCACGCGGCGTCGCGGGCCTCGGGCGTGCGCACCTCGATCCAGCGCGTGCGCTCCAGACGGGTGAGAGCGTCGGCGATGGCGTCGGTGATGAACCGGTTGCCGCCGAGCGCGGCGAGGTCGAGGTGGAACGTCGAGCCCATCCGGATGCCGGCCTGCTGGTCGGGCGTCGGCCGGAGGGTGTCGAGGTGGCCGCGGACCTCGGCGAGCTGCTCCTCGGACGCGCGTGCCACCGCGAGCCGGGCGGCGGCGGGTTCGAGGACGCCGCGGAGTTCCGCGAGCGAGGCGATCTCGTCGAGGTCGATCGGGGTGACCGTCCACGAACGACCCTCGTGCAGGATGAGCCCCTCGCGCTCGAGCCGCGACAGGGCTGCGCGCACGGGGGTCCGTGAGGCGTGGAACCGCGCCTCGAGCCCTCGCTCGGAGATGCGCTCCCCCGGGGCGATCTCGAGCGTGAGGATCGCGGCTCGGAGGTTGTCGTAGAGCTGGCTCGTCTGCGACA
The sequence above is a segment of the Curtobacterium sp. BH-2-1-1 genome. Coding sequences within it:
- a CDS encoding GntR family transcriptional regulator, which codes for MTETTDAAPVSQTSQLYDNLRAAILTLEIAPGERISERGLEARFHASRTPVRAALSRLEREGLILHEGRSWTVTPIDLDEIASLAELRGVLEPAAARLAVARASEEQLAEVRGHLDTLRPTPDQQAGIRMGSTFHLDLAALGGNRFITDAIADALTRLERTRWIEVRTPEARDAAWEEHSAIIDAVRSGDADRAAELLAAHVAGTNDRLLAWIAQERRRLRGAGMAIVGSTER
- a CDS encoding ABC transporter substrate-binding protein, translated to MTLPPQRVPARTPGTRRGRRGRLIAAIAGIAVVALAATGCSIQVRSQPDPSIGKDTMLINADHGNPLFDRNFNPYIANARTASKWMYEPLIEINPLDGKGTPWLASSWDQPDARTIDMTIRKGVEWSDGSPFSAKDVVFTFDLLKKFPAMDVKGAWQHIDSIESTDGHVVFHLKGDDVPSLNIIGATYILGEKHYGGVKDPTTWRDPNPVGTGPFVLGNYTDQQYSMDKNPKYWQADKIAIKHLILPATNTQLDTVTRGYDWAYSFISDVKGTWGAASKTNTWWFPAGGVIGLIPNLTKAPYNDVNVRKGISLALDRDDIAETASEGNLAAAGQTGLILPNQEKYLNPDIPDQGMVAQDVDAAKQAFAKSGWTEQDGKIMKDGKQLSITIMTANGYSDWLRAAQTVQRNLTAIGIKVSIQAPQPAGYQSNLNNGQFDMAMGGMGNGDVYQAFNSLLSSDFYQPVGKSTVNNYERYQNADTQKLLDEYKATTDTAKQQEILNQLQEIVYDDLPVIGMYYGGLWGLFNTGKFVGWPSAEDPYMAPQNYDSAPLLIFSKLRLRDSAAGRAIIKAEEDQK
- a CDS encoding LacI family DNA-binding transcriptional regulator, with amino-acid sequence MAEQRTAPPTVYDVASAAGVSIATVSRVLRTPDAVREGTRDRVQAAIRTLGYVPSGNARALAGKRTGVVGLLLPGFDVVPDERPDLVTDGGVRVVDDRRHVTQPFSSNLYFDEVLRGAETEAWQRGLALMVAAGRGSSRDVIVNDVAGRVDGLAVLAQTVPDDLLEHVARRIPVVVLADDRRSHGFDSVSVDNAAGMRTLGAHVIGRLGIRSSLVYLAGPIDSPDDIERSAGFRQALEDHGVPASSVRVVHGDFGRARARELAAQLLDGDAVPRAIVCSNDQSALGVLDAAGARGVRVPEDLVVTGFDGIDAGRFSSPRLTTVHQPMGELGRAAVRAIVDRLERREGPPRAMRLPVEVLLRESCPPAL